In the genome of Desulfofarcimen acetoxidans DSM 771, one region contains:
- a CDS encoding CoB--CoM heterodisulfide reductase iron-sulfur subunit A family protein — MANKSILVVGGGISGLTTAVEAAEVGYEVYIVEQKPYLGGKVAQINQYFPKLCPPNCGLEINFQRIRKNPNITFYTMAEVEAITGQEGNFTVTVKQNPRFVNENCTGCNKCTEACPADRANTFNYGIDKTKAIYLPHEFSFPQQYVIDAEACLGKGCTKCVEACAYNAIDVNMQAKSFELNVGAIVYATGWNSYDVTKLAYYGGGQYANVITNTVMERMAATNGPTQGKIVRPSDGKEINSIAFIQCAGSRDENHLSACSTVCCMASLKQATYVRDQYPDAKISIFYIDIRTRGRHEDFFNKVQNEANVTLVKGKAGELEEDPETKDITVIAEDQMSQQLMQEKFDLVVLATGMYPATADTKIPFAVDYDKDGFVASNTPGIYGAGCVKSPMDVSASVKDATAAALKAIQSTVRG, encoded by the coding sequence TTGGCAAATAAAAGTATATTGGTAGTCGGTGGAGGTATTAGCGGGCTAACTACTGCGGTAGAAGCAGCTGAAGTAGGATATGAGGTTTATATCGTAGAACAGAAACCGTACCTGGGCGGTAAGGTTGCCCAAATAAATCAGTATTTCCCTAAACTTTGTCCTCCTAACTGTGGTTTGGAAATCAATTTTCAAAGAATAAGAAAGAACCCTAATATAACGTTTTATACAATGGCAGAGGTTGAAGCAATTACCGGCCAAGAAGGTAATTTTACAGTAACCGTTAAGCAAAACCCGCGTTTTGTCAATGAGAACTGTACCGGATGCAATAAATGTACAGAAGCTTGTCCTGCTGATAGAGCCAACACATTTAATTATGGTATTGATAAGACAAAAGCTATCTATCTCCCGCACGAGTTTTCCTTTCCACAGCAATATGTTATAGACGCGGAGGCCTGTTTAGGAAAGGGCTGTACTAAATGTGTTGAAGCATGTGCCTATAACGCTATTGATGTAAATATGCAAGCTAAGAGCTTTGAACTTAATGTAGGGGCCATAGTTTATGCAACAGGTTGGAATAGCTACGATGTTACCAAATTGGCTTACTATGGTGGTGGCCAGTATGCTAACGTTATTACCAATACAGTAATGGAAAGAATGGCTGCAACCAACGGACCGACCCAGGGTAAGATTGTTCGTCCTTCAGACGGCAAAGAAATTAACAGCATTGCCTTCATTCAGTGCGCCGGTTCCCGTGATGAGAATCATTTGAGCGCCTGTTCCACTGTTTGCTGCATGGCTTCCTTAAAGCAGGCAACCTATGTAAGAGATCAATATCCTGACGCTAAGATTAGCATTTTCTATATAGATATCAGAACCCGTGGTAGGCATGAAGATTTCTTTAATAAAGTTCAGAATGAAGCTAATGTAACACTGGTAAAAGGCAAAGCCGGAGAGTTGGAAGAGGATCCGGAAACCAAGGATATTACTGTTATTGCAGAAGATCAAATGTCACAGCAATTAATGCAGGAAAAATTTGATTTGGTTGTTTTGGCTACAGGTATGTATCCGGCCACTGCTGATACAAAGATTCCTTTTGCAGTTGATTATGATAAAGATGGTTTTGTAGCCTCAAACACACCTGGAATTTATGGCGCCGGTTGCGTAAAAAGCCCTATGGATGTTTCCGCATCCGTTAAAGATGCTACCGCTGCAGCGCTTAAGGCTATACAATCTACGGTGAGGGGGTAG
- the speB gene encoding agmatinase yields the protein MNGLVERNTRFMGCSDSYEQSAVVITGVPMDFTVSFRPGSRFGPQEIRQVSFGLEEYSYYLNRDLRDFTFFDYGDLILPYGNIKECLKRIGQVAEKLFSEGKFPLVLGGEHLISLPFIEKAAAFYPGLALIHLDAHADLREDYMGEVYSHATVIRRAVEAVGGRNVYQFGIRSGDGSEFAYARKETNFYPDEVIGPLKKILQQLGDRPVYVTMDIDVVDPAYAPGTGTAEPGGITSREALQVIHLLGQTRVIGFDLVEVSPPYDATQRTSLLAAKLVREIILSFGGK from the coding sequence ATGAATGGCCTAGTCGAAAGAAATACGCGTTTCATGGGATGTTCGGACAGCTATGAGCAATCAGCGGTGGTGATAACCGGTGTGCCGATGGACTTTACGGTAAGCTTTCGGCCTGGGTCCAGATTTGGCCCGCAGGAGATCAGGCAAGTATCTTTTGGTCTGGAAGAATATAGTTACTATCTGAATCGTGATCTGCGGGATTTCACCTTTTTTGACTATGGCGATTTAATCTTACCCTATGGCAATATAAAAGAATGCCTGAAACGTATTGGCCAGGTAGCCGAGAAACTGTTTTCTGAGGGTAAATTCCCCCTGGTATTAGGCGGTGAGCACTTAATCAGCCTTCCTTTTATAGAAAAAGCCGCCGCCTTTTATCCTGGTCTGGCGTTGATTCATTTGGATGCTCACGCGGATTTGAGGGAAGATTATATGGGAGAGGTCTATTCACACGCTACTGTGATAAGGCGTGCAGTCGAGGCAGTGGGCGGCAGGAATGTTTACCAGTTCGGTATTCGCTCGGGTGACGGGTCTGAGTTTGCTTATGCCCGTAAGGAAACAAATTTCTACCCTGATGAGGTGATTGGTCCCCTTAAAAAAATTTTGCAGCAGTTGGGGGATAGGCCTGTATATGTAACTATGGATATAGATGTGGTTGACCCTGCCTATGCTCCAGGCACCGGCACCGCTGAGCCGGGTGGAATTACTTCACGGGAGGCCTTACAGGTAATTCATCTTCTGGGGCAGACCAGGGTGATTGGTTTTGATTTGGTAGAAGTCAGCCCGCCCTATGACGCTACCCAGCGTACTTCTTTATTGGCGGCCAAGTTGGTGCGGGAAATAATTTTGAGTTTCGGCGGAAAATAA
- a CDS encoding ABC transporter substrate-binding protein has translation MFIQKSANLSNKEFWHRLMTGVFFMFALGFFSWNLKLGGIPVLSLLDSHQTVVYAYTSEAQTLDPALAKDPQSAKLISCIYEGLVRYKPGTLDIEPALASDWKISKDGLTYTFNLKKNILFHDGTPFRAQAVKYSIERQTKKGIASYYYDLVFGPLREVKVIDDYTVKLVLSKPYAPLLRNLAMPYAAPVVSPSAAEKYGSAFGVNPTGTGPYILLDWDKDISISLAVNPFYREPGPEVKKLIFKVIPQTGQRLTALLNGDVHLADGFTQLNTLLFKQRNIPYQTTVSNDVSYLGFYVNKPPFNNIKLRRAISMAINRGEKGDTGQLAINNENILPPGVCGFEKNFKLYGYDPEKSIQILNDTVGNGFSFELITYLDQRPYNDTGGEPLAKFIQDQLAQVNIKVRIKTYNWEKYKRALLNQEGDAFLYGWISDSGDPDDFLYHQFGGKLNESGLNIFHYNNEAVNSLLEEGRSSCDLEQRQNIYARVQRLILSDAPLVPLNHGINILAVSPVIKNCILQRNGTCFLNRLN, from the coding sequence TTGTTTATCCAAAAAAGCGCTAATCTATCTAACAAGGAATTCTGGCACAGATTAATGACAGGCGTATTCTTTATGTTTGCTTTAGGCTTTTTTTCCTGGAATCTAAAGCTAGGCGGCATACCTGTGCTCAGTCTCCTGGACTCGCATCAAACAGTTGTCTATGCTTACACCTCAGAAGCTCAGACACTGGACCCGGCACTGGCCAAAGATCCTCAATCAGCCAAGCTAATTAGCTGTATATATGAAGGACTGGTACGTTATAAACCTGGAACTCTCGATATTGAACCTGCGTTAGCTTCAGATTGGAAAATATCTAAAGACGGCCTTACCTACACTTTTAATCTTAAAAAAAATATTTTATTCCACGACGGTACACCTTTTAGGGCCCAGGCTGTTAAATACAGTATTGAGCGTCAAACTAAAAAGGGAATAGCAAGCTATTATTACGATCTGGTTTTCGGGCCCTTAAGGGAGGTAAAGGTAATTGATGATTATACGGTAAAGCTGGTCCTTTCTAAACCCTATGCTCCACTCCTGCGGAATCTGGCTATGCCCTATGCCGCTCCCGTTGTTTCACCTTCGGCAGCAGAGAAATATGGTTCGGCCTTTGGAGTCAATCCTACGGGCACTGGACCCTACATCTTACTGGATTGGGATAAAGATATTTCGATCAGCCTGGCAGTTAACCCGTTTTATCGCGAACCGGGACCCGAAGTTAAAAAGCTTATATTTAAGGTGATACCACAAACTGGCCAGCGTCTAACAGCGCTATTAAATGGTGATGTCCACCTGGCAGACGGTTTTACACAGCTAAATACCTTGTTATTCAAGCAAAGGAATATACCTTACCAGACTACTGTCAGCAATGATGTTAGCTACCTGGGTTTTTACGTTAACAAGCCACCCTTTAATAATATTAAACTTCGCCGTGCAATAAGCATGGCTATTAACCGCGGTGAAAAAGGAGATACCGGCCAATTAGCAATAAATAATGAAAACATTTTACCTCCCGGCGTTTGTGGTTTTGAGAAAAACTTTAAACTATACGGCTATGACCCTGAAAAATCAATTCAGATACTTAATGACACAGTTGGCAATGGCTTTTCCTTTGAGCTGATTACTTATCTGGATCAAAGACCTTATAACGACACAGGCGGTGAGCCACTGGCCAAATTTATCCAAGATCAGTTGGCACAGGTAAATATAAAAGTTAGAATAAAAACATACAATTGGGAAAAGTACAAGAGAGCACTGCTTAACCAGGAGGGTGATGCTTTCCTGTACGGATGGATTAGTGACAGCGGAGACCCAGATGATTTTTTATACCATCAATTCGGCGGTAAACTAAATGAGAGCGGTTTAAACATCTTCCACTATAATAATGAAGCTGTTAATTCGCTGCTGGAGGAAGGACGTTCTTCTTGCGATTTAGAGCAAAGACAGAATATTTATGCCAGAGTACAAAGACTTATCTTATCAGACGCCCCCCTTGTACCCCTTAATCACGGCATTAATATTTTAGCTGTGTCACCTGTAATTAAAAATTGTATATTACAAAGAAACGGTACCTGTTTTTTAAACAGACTCAACTAA
- a CDS encoding YlbF family regulator, whose product MVVLDDALSLGQKLSQTSEYRAMKEAEEMMGNDQVARKAYKAYQNLRNSYQRMEQMGHQLTKENMDKLINVQLEMMKNPLVKTYTERKEDFMNLLKQVDQKISEGLTGIKPSACGPST is encoded by the coding sequence ATGGTTGTTCTGGATGATGCCCTTTCACTGGGGCAAAAATTGAGTCAAACATCCGAGTATCGTGCTATGAAAGAGGCAGAGGAAATGATGGGCAATGATCAGGTGGCAAGGAAAGCCTATAAAGCTTATCAGAATTTAAGAAATTCCTACCAGCGCATGGAGCAGATGGGACATCAATTAACCAAAGAAAATATGGATAAACTTATCAATGTGCAGTTGGAGATGATGAAAAACCCGCTGGTTAAGACTTATACTGAAAGAAAAGAAGATTTTATGAATCTTCTCAAGCAGGTTGACCAGAAAATCAGTGAGGGGTTGACCGGAATTAAACCAAGTGCCTGCGGTCCAAGCACCTGA
- a CDS encoding CoB--CoM heterodisulfide reductase iron-sulfur subunit B family protein, translated as MKYSFYPGCSMEATAIPYLKSFEPVLEALGVHMEEIPDWNCCGATVASGVVGDFTQQVLTARNLAIAEKNGSDILVACSSCYLSLATTNKRFQEDEHFAKLANEALAEGGYKYNGTIKVRQILDALINDIGLDKVRARVKRPLTGFKVAGYVGCQTVRSIPWEFDDPENPVTLDNVIEALGATPVKFPMKAKCCGSSQAVAQPDIVLDCCLDILQSAVDNEAELVVTSCPMCQLNLDAYQGQVNQKHGKNFHMPALFFTQLMAIAFELPAPNWALKYNIVDPKKVIDPLLRRLG; from the coding sequence ATGAAATACAGTTTCTATCCAGGATGTTCAATGGAAGCAACCGCCATTCCGTATTTAAAATCATTTGAGCCAGTCTTGGAAGCTTTAGGTGTGCATATGGAAGAAATACCCGATTGGAACTGCTGTGGAGCAACCGTTGCTTCCGGTGTAGTGGGTGATTTTACACAACAAGTGCTGACTGCCCGCAACCTGGCTATAGCTGAAAAAAACGGCAGTGATATACTGGTAGCCTGTAGTTCCTGTTATCTTAGCCTGGCTACAACCAACAAGCGTTTCCAGGAAGATGAGCATTTCGCTAAATTAGCTAATGAAGCACTGGCTGAAGGCGGTTATAAATATAACGGCACTATTAAAGTTCGCCAGATCCTTGATGCTTTGATCAATGATATCGGCCTTGATAAAGTACGCGCCAGAGTTAAGCGCCCTTTAACCGGGTTTAAAGTTGCAGGTTATGTGGGGTGCCAGACTGTCAGATCGATTCCCTGGGAATTTGATGATCCTGAGAATCCAGTCACATTAGATAATGTTATCGAAGCGTTGGGTGCCACTCCGGTTAAGTTTCCTATGAAAGCCAAGTGCTGTGGCAGTTCTCAGGCTGTAGCTCAGCCTGACATCGTGCTGGATTGTTGTTTGGATATATTGCAATCAGCCGTGGACAATGAAGCAGAATTAGTTGTAACCTCTTGTCCGATGTGCCAGCTTAACCTGGACGCCTACCAGGGTCAAGTAAATCAGAAACACGGCAAAAATTTTCATATGCCTGCGTTATTTTTTACACAGCTAATGGCTATTGCTTTTGAGCTGCCGGCACCTAATTGGGCGTTGAAATATAATATTGTTGATCCGAAAAAAGTAATTGATCCACTGTTACGCAGACTCGGGTAA
- a CDS encoding pyruvoyl-dependent arginine decarboxylase, producing MLPTPKKYFITAGCSEGKSRLTAFDNALLRARIGNINLIRVSSILPPGAEFDPELKIPFGSLVPTAYGYIISDVPGEKIAAAVGIGLSSDTFGVIMEFSGRCSRDEAYKAIEDMLKEAFETRGMDLVDMKIEAVDHVVKEVGCCLAAVPLWY from the coding sequence ATGTTGCCAACCCCGAAGAAGTATTTTATTACCGCTGGTTGTTCAGAGGGCAAAAGCAGGCTAACGGCTTTTGATAATGCGCTACTTAGAGCTCGAATTGGGAATATAAATTTAATCCGTGTCAGCAGCATTCTACCACCGGGCGCAGAATTTGATCCGGAATTAAAAATACCTTTCGGTTCGCTGGTGCCTACTGCTTACGGATATATAATCAGTGATGTACCGGGAGAAAAAATCGCCGCTGCCGTGGGAATAGGTCTTTCCTCTGATACCTTTGGTGTAATAATGGAGTTTTCCGGCCGCTGCAGTCGTGATGAAGCATATAAAGCGATAGAGGATATGTTGAAAGAGGCTTTTGAAACCAGGGGCATGGATCTGGTTGATATGAAAATCGAAGCAGTGGATCATGTTGTGAAGGAAGTAGGTTGCTGCCTGGCTGCAGTACCTCTCTGGTATTAA
- a CDS encoding 4Fe-4S dicluster domain-containing protein: MTENCNISNTSSQPLKYDLKFLREVRSLENGAYVTTCMQCGMCAIACATREIMDYSPRSLFNLIKLGKKEEVMNSNTMWMCTSCLTCKARCPRGIPLVDVMHDLKMLAIQQGNVSYPQAAFYQAFWEEVKTRGRVFEGGIMARYALKRGLGEIKKLFGMKDLGMDMLYHGRMPLMPPAKIKGLKDLQKIIDKAQNIMRREAK; the protein is encoded by the coding sequence ATGACTGAAAATTGTAACATTTCCAACACTTCCTCCCAGCCTCTAAAATACGACCTGAAATTTCTTCGTGAGGTTCGGTCCTTAGAAAACGGGGCATATGTGACAACATGCATGCAGTGTGGGATGTGTGCCATAGCATGTGCCACGCGGGAGATAATGGATTATTCGCCGCGCAGCCTGTTTAACTTAATTAAGCTTGGTAAAAAAGAGGAAGTAATGAACTCCAATACCATGTGGATGTGCACCTCTTGCTTAACCTGCAAGGCTCGCTGCCCGAGGGGTATCCCGTTAGTGGATGTAATGCATGATCTTAAAATGCTGGCAATTCAGCAGGGTAATGTAAGCTACCCGCAGGCTGCTTTTTACCAGGCATTTTGGGAAGAAGTTAAAACCAGAGGCCGTGTATTTGAAGGTGGGATAATGGCACGGTATGCCTTGAAACGCGGTTTGGGAGAGATTAAGAAACTATTTGGCATGAAGGATTTGGGTATGGATATGCTGTATCACGGTCGTATGCCTCTAATGCCGCCGGCAAAGATCAAGGGTTTAAAAGACCTGCAAAAGATTATCGATAAAGCTCAAAACATTATGCGGAGGGAGGCTAAGTAA
- the speE gene encoding polyamine aminopropyltransferase, whose amino-acid sequence MEFWFTEDQSKDLRIGCRILETIHSETTPFQKLAVINTAQFGRMLVLDNVIQTTVKDEFVYHEMIAHVALNTHPNPKKVLIIGGGDGGVVREVVKHTGVEKVVHVEIDGRVIEVSKKYLPEISCALDNPRVEVIIDDGIKHVQEYKDTYDVIIIDSTDPVGPAVGLFSAEFYRSVSEALTQDGLFVAQTESPFYNEELITRIQKDVADIFPVTSLYLACVPTYPGGLWSFTIGSKIYDPQKADTTRFSELATRYYSPVVHKASFVLPPFVQNLLK is encoded by the coding sequence TTGGAATTTTGGTTTACTGAAGATCAAAGCAAAGATTTAAGGATTGGCTGCCGCATACTGGAGACTATACACAGTGAAACAACTCCTTTTCAAAAACTGGCGGTTATTAATACGGCTCAATTCGGGCGCATGCTGGTGCTGGACAATGTAATACAAACTACTGTCAAGGATGAATTTGTTTATCATGAGATGATTGCGCATGTAGCCTTAAATACCCACCCCAACCCCAAGAAAGTGCTGATCATCGGTGGCGGTGACGGTGGTGTGGTTCGTGAAGTGGTTAAACATACGGGTGTGGAGAAAGTGGTGCATGTGGAGATAGACGGCAGGGTTATCGAAGTGTCTAAAAAGTACCTTCCGGAAATCAGTTGCGCTTTGGATAACCCGAGGGTTGAGGTTATTATTGATGACGGAATTAAGCATGTGCAGGAATATAAAGATACCTATGATGTAATTATTATTGATTCTACTGACCCGGTAGGCCCGGCAGTAGGACTTTTTAGCGCGGAGTTTTACCGGTCTGTCTCTGAGGCATTAACGCAGGACGGATTATTTGTGGCGCAGACAGAGTCCCCCTTTTATAACGAGGAACTAATCACCAGGATACAAAAAGATGTGGCAGACATCTTTCCGGTAACAAGCCTGTACCTGGCATGCGTTCCTACCTATCCTGGCGGTTTGTGGAGCTTTACTATAGGTTCAAAGATATATGACCCTCAAAAAGCAGATACAACCAGGTTTTCTGAGCTTGCCACCAGGTATTATTCGCCTGTGGTGCATAAGGCAAGTTTTGTATTGCCCCCTTTTGTTCAAAACCTATTGAAATAA
- a CDS encoding general stress protein — protein sequence MSKSVIAAFSDKATAEKAVNALRTQGFDKDISIAAKKDNANDNYNNFYGNDPVSDGATTGGVIGGIAGLVLGAGALAIPGIGPILAAGPLAGALSGAATGGIAGGLADFGIPSDRGSFYEDKVKQGSTIVSVQSDAKRVQQAAKTLQDNGAQNVETF from the coding sequence ATGAGTAAGTCTGTAATTGCCGCTTTTAGCGATAAAGCAACTGCTGAAAAAGCCGTAAATGCGCTGCGCACTCAGGGTTTTGATAAAGATATCTCAATAGCGGCAAAAAAAGATAATGCTAACGACAACTACAATAACTTCTATGGCAATGACCCGGTATCCGACGGTGCAACAACCGGCGGCGTAATAGGCGGAATAGCCGGTCTGGTATTAGGCGCGGGCGCTTTGGCTATCCCCGGCATAGGCCCTATTCTGGCAGCCGGTCCGCTGGCCGGCGCACTTTCAGGAGCAGCTACCGGTGGGATAGCAGGTGGGTTAGCTGATTTTGGCATACCATCCGACCGTGGCAGTTTCTATGAAGATAAAGTCAAGCAGGGCAGCACTATTGTTTCAGTTCAGTCGGACGCAAAAAGGGTACAGCAGGCCGCTAAAACCTTACAGGATAACGGTGCTCAAAACGTCGAAACATTTTAA
- a CDS encoding hydrogenase iron-sulfur subunit produces MAKKIGVYICTGCGIGEAVDVNALTKVATKEHKAGICKTDAFLCGQDGINLIKSDIQGEGVNAVVIAACPARIKYDVFNFGPEVMVERINLREQVVWTHEAGDEDTTMMAEDYMRMGMVKAKAAEIPEPYKLEDTAKSILVVGAGLAGMTSAIEAAKAGYQVILVEKEAVLGGYVAGMYKQAPIKAPFDGIKDNCIPALAAEIQSNSNIKVYTSAKVLKTAGAPGMFDITIEQGGQEILEKAGAVILASGATPYDPAKLGHLGYGSCKNVITQAQFEELAKKGAVNRPSDGKAVERVAFIQCAGSRDAEHLAYCSAACCVESLKQAATLKELNPDAQSIFFYKDIRSSGQYEHLYKQVQSDGAIFVKSEIVNVTADSSSSVTIEVQDLILGENVITDEIDLVVLANGMVPSTANVAQPAAPPAPGEQVEEVAEEKDTILNLAYRQGPELLNLKYGFPDSHFICFPYETRRTGIFATGSVRAPLDLAATVEDATGAALKAIQCVEATAFGAAIHPRSGDMSYPEFNMNRCTQCKRCTEECPFGAINEDEKGNPLPNPTRCRRCGTCMGACPERIISFKNYSVPMIGNMVKAVEVPEEADEKPRILILACENDAIPALDMAGHSRLNYNAWVRIIPLRCLGSLNLVWVADAMSGGWDGILLLGCKHGDDYQCHFMKGSELAEIRLSKVSETLDRLGLESDRVRFRQINIMEYKEVATIIDEFAKDIEKFGPNPMKDFA; encoded by the coding sequence ATGGCTAAAAAAATTGGTGTATATATATGTACCGGCTGCGGCATAGGTGAAGCAGTAGATGTAAATGCCTTAACTAAAGTTGCTACTAAAGAACATAAAGCAGGCATTTGTAAAACCGATGCTTTCCTTTGCGGCCAGGATGGAATTAATCTTATAAAAAGTGATATCCAGGGAGAAGGCGTTAATGCCGTAGTTATCGCCGCTTGTCCTGCGCGTATTAAATATGATGTGTTTAACTTTGGCCCGGAAGTTATGGTTGAGCGTATCAATTTAAGAGAACAAGTTGTATGGACTCATGAAGCCGGTGACGAAGACACAACCATGATGGCTGAAGACTATATGCGCATGGGTATGGTTAAGGCTAAAGCCGCTGAAATTCCTGAACCCTATAAGCTTGAAGATACTGCCAAGTCTATTCTGGTAGTCGGTGCAGGTCTGGCAGGGATGACATCAGCCATAGAGGCTGCCAAAGCCGGTTATCAGGTAATACTGGTAGAAAAAGAAGCCGTATTAGGCGGCTACGTGGCAGGTATGTATAAACAAGCTCCCATCAAGGCACCTTTTGATGGAATTAAAGACAATTGTATTCCGGCGCTGGCCGCAGAGATACAGTCGAACTCCAATATTAAAGTTTATACGTCAGCTAAGGTATTAAAAACTGCCGGTGCTCCCGGAATGTTTGATATTACCATTGAGCAGGGTGGACAAGAAATTCTCGAAAAGGCCGGTGCAGTCATTCTGGCTTCCGGTGCGACACCTTATGACCCGGCTAAACTTGGTCATCTTGGCTACGGTTCCTGCAAAAATGTGATTACCCAGGCTCAATTTGAAGAATTGGCTAAAAAAGGTGCGGTAAACCGTCCTTCAGACGGAAAAGCGGTTGAGAGGGTTGCCTTTATTCAGTGTGCCGGTTCACGTGACGCTGAGCATTTGGCCTATTGTTCCGCTGCCTGTTGCGTTGAGTCTTTAAAACAAGCAGCTACCTTAAAAGAACTGAATCCTGATGCACAGTCAATTTTCTTCTATAAAGACATTCGTTCTTCCGGACAGTATGAGCACCTATATAAGCAAGTTCAGTCAGACGGAGCAATCTTTGTTAAGTCCGAGATCGTAAATGTAACTGCGGACAGCTCAAGCAGTGTTACTATAGAAGTACAGGATCTTATCCTTGGCGAGAATGTAATTACTGATGAGATTGACCTGGTTGTGCTGGCTAACGGCATGGTTCCTTCCACTGCCAATGTAGCGCAGCCTGCCGCACCCCCTGCGCCGGGAGAGCAAGTTGAAGAAGTAGCAGAAGAAAAAGACACAATTTTGAACCTGGCCTACAGACAGGGCCCGGAACTTTTAAACCTGAAATATGGTTTTCCTGATTCTCACTTTATTTGTTTCCCGTATGAAACACGCAGAACCGGGATCTTTGCCACCGGCAGTGTAAGAGCCCCGCTGGATTTGGCCGCTACAGTGGAGGATGCCACCGGTGCTGCTTTAAAAGCTATTCAGTGTGTGGAAGCTACCGCCTTTGGTGCAGCTATTCACCCGAGATCCGGTGATATGTCTTATCCTGAGTTCAACATGAATCGTTGTACGCAGTGTAAGAGATGTACTGAGGAATGTCCGTTCGGTGCTATTAACGAAGATGAAAAAGGCAATCCTCTTCCCAACCCGACACGCTGCAGAAGGTGCGGTACCTGCATGGGTGCTTGTCCTGAAAGAATTATCTCCTTTAAGAACTATTCAGTGCCTATGATCGGCAATATGGTTAAGGCTGTTGAGGTTCCTGAGGAAGCTGATGAAAAACCGAGAATTCTTATACTGGCTTGTGAAAATGATGCTATACCGGCTCTGGATATGGCCGGACACAGTCGTCTTAATTATAACGCCTGGGTGCGCATTATTCCGCTGAGATGCCTTGGTTCCTTGAACCTTGTATGGGTAGCTGATGCTATGTCCGGTGGTTGGGACGGCATCCTGCTGTTAGGCTGCAAGCACGGTGACGATTACCAGTGCCACTTTATGAAGGGCAGTGAGCTGGCTGAGATTCGCCTGTCCAAGGTTTCAGAAACTCTTGACCGTCTTGGATTAGAATCTGACAGGGTAAGATTCAGGCAGATTAACATAATGGAATATAAAGAAGTTGCCACAATAATTGATGAATTTGCCAAGGATATTGAAAAATTCGGCCCGAACCCGATGAAGGATTTTGCATAA
- a CDS encoding ADP-ribosylglycohydrolase family protein: MNKAAVINSFSHISYEQSINLLERIKGGLFGLAAGDALGATLEFMNRDEIQRKYGVLKDIIGEGWLGLQPGECTDDTAMTLAVAMGIQDNPGNPHRAVGQHFVSWYDTKPRDIGNIVSTSIYNFKKYDSWAEASQKTHVSLSNRSAGNGSLMRTLPVSLAYRHDKDKMCRISAQISHMTHYDSQAAAACIFYNLLVLSALEGNPDKDSMIFTALAEAKAYCSANLPALPKGYWEDIANSISLRKNQIWASGFVLDSLIAALWVFYHFPDFESTVIEAVNLGDDADTVGAICGGLAGCFYGYESIPGRWLEKLKVKDTIEKTARGLLDLNV, from the coding sequence ATGAATAAAGCTGCCGTTATTAATTCATTTAGCCATATATCCTATGAGCAGTCAATTAATCTGTTAGAACGTATAAAAGGAGGTCTTTTCGGGCTGGCCGCCGGAGACGCTCTGGGTGCTACTCTGGAATTTATGAACCGTGATGAGATACAAAGAAAATACGGCGTTCTAAAAGACATTATCGGGGAAGGCTGGTTAGGCCTGCAGCCGGGAGAGTGTACTGATGATACAGCTATGACTCTGGCTGTAGCCATGGGAATACAAGACAACCCCGGCAACCCGCACAGAGCCGTGGGTCAGCATTTTGTCAGCTGGTACGATACCAAACCCAGGGATATTGGTAACATTGTCAGTACATCAATATATAATTTTAAGAAATACGACAGCTGGGCCGAGGCCTCGCAAAAAACTCATGTCAGCCTGAGCAATCGCAGCGCCGGCAACGGCAGCCTCATGCGCACACTGCCTGTCAGTCTGGCTTACCGACATGACAAAGATAAAATGTGCAGGATATCCGCTCAGATATCACACATGACACACTATGATTCCCAGGCCGCGGCAGCCTGCATCTTTTACAACCTGTTAGTTCTGTCGGCCCTTGAAGGAAACCCTGACAAGGACTCTATGATTTTTACTGCGCTGGCAGAGGCAAAAGCTTACTGCAGCGCCAACCTGCCCGCATTGCCTAAAGGCTACTGGGAGGATATTGCTAACAGTATTTCATTAAGGAAAAATCAGATTTGGGCCTCCGGTTTTGTACTGGACAGCCTGATAGCTGCGCTGTGGGTTTTCTATCACTTCCCTGATTTTGAATCAACCGTGATTGAAGCCGTTAACCTGGGAGATGATGCTGATACGGTTGGAGCCATCTGCGGTGGGCTAGCGGGGTGTTTTTACGGATACGAGTCGATACCCGGACGCTGGCTGGAAAAACTAAAGGTTAAGGATACTATAGAAAAAACGGCGCGTGGGTTGTTGGATCTAAATGTTTAA